A window of the Plasmodium vinckei vinckei genome assembly, chromosome: PVVCY_08 genome harbors these coding sequences:
- a CDS encoding cytochrome c oxidase subunit 6B, putative yields MTDSNNLNQKFMKNYDEITSQNPHSSDPRFLQMNQFNHCAYRYTMFCRCAKELGDDDPRCKFQYYRAQIACTVEQLEEWDDQRQKGTCVMDTMPDRLTAHLRQ; encoded by the exons atgactgactcaaataatttaaatcaaaaatttatgaaaaattatgatgagATAACTTCCCAAAATCCTCATAGTAGT GATCCAAGATTTTTGCAAATGAATCAATTCAATCATTGTGCTTATCGATATACGATGTTTTGTCGTTGTGCAAAAGAACTTGGAGATGATGACCCACGTTGCAA attTCAATACTATCGAGCGCAAATCGCTTGTACTGTCGAGCAGCTTGAAGAATGGGATGACCAAAGACAAAAAg GGACATGTGTTATGGATACTATGCCCGACCGTCTAACTGCTCATTTAAGACagtaa
- a CDS encoding phosphatidylserine decarboxylase, putative yields the protein MITSITLFSIILMFQYKYHEVLSVYNNDITVHQSSKLYLARLLFGRTRSRITGRLLDIEIPHGYRLFIYNLLIKYMSINKNEIKYPIESYKSISELFSRYIREETRPIEDISEYSIISPCDSEIVDFGELNQNLNNVKGINFNVETFLGVNLQKKYNDDTTKFYYAIFYLSPKKYHHFHAPFDFAYNMRRHISGEVFPLFKGMFKFINNIFNINERVILGGEWKGGKVYYAAISAYNVGNIKIVNDDELITNNLRTQLSYIGGDIDTKFYETHKKVEIGDEVGEFKLGSSIILIFENKKDFVWDVKENQSVSVGQRIGGINMPVPPKNKVIKIKS from the coding sequence atgataacaAGTATAACATTGTTttctataatattaatgtttcaatataaatatcatGAAGTTTTATcagtatataataatgatataacgGTACATCAAAGtagtaaattatatttagctcgtttattatttggtaGAACAAGAAGCAGAATAACTGGGAGATTGTTAGATATAGAAATCCCACATGGTTATcgattatttatttataatctattaataaaatatatgagtataaataaaaatgaaataaaatatcctATAGAGTCATATAAATCTATAAGTGAATTATTCTCAAGATATATTAGAGAAGAGACTAGACCTATCGAAGATATTAGTGAATATTCAATAATTAGTCCATGTGATAGTGAAATAGTTGATTTTGGTGaattaaatcaaaatttaaataatgtaaaaggtataaattttaatgttgaaacatttttaggtgttaatttacaaaaaaaatataatgatgatACAACCAAGTTTTATtatgctattttttatttaagccctaaaaaatatcatcattttcatgCTCCATTTGATTTTGCTTATAATATGAGAAGACATATATCTGGTGAAGTATTTCCATTATTTAAAGGAatgtttaaatttataaataatatatttaatattaatgaacGAGTTATTTTAGGTGGGGAATGGAAAGGAGGTAAAGTATATTATGCAGCTATTAGTGCATATAATGTCggcaatataaaaatagtaaatgATGATGAATTAATTACTAATAATTTAAGAACACAATTGTCATATATAGGGGGTGATATTGATACTAAGTTTTATGAAACCCACAAAAAAGTAGAAATAGGTGATGAAGTTGGTGAATTTAAATTAGGGTCATCTATAATacttatttttgaaaataaaaaagattttGTATGGGATGTTAAAGAAAATCAATCTGTTTCAGTAGGTCAAAGAATTGGTGGCATTAATATGCCAGTGCCtcctaaaaataaagtaattaaaattaaaagttGA
- a CDS encoding cytochrome c oxidase subunit 5B, putative gives MTLNKIIRSVPLKQFGNINKRNIFNIYNKTKIVGKNEIINYTQKRTYLHFTRTLPEDYELPLDTFPENINEILTSDKKNHDFIQSYWYWKIRSESNLLNHEKLIKKSYKQLAVDLGMQIANPDNEHMLALLEFYEYLKSSPFVGPFGTIENPVIVPSVHTERVVCCTGGTGENEHVPLFFRCREGFLYRCGECDQIFMHVRVLYSLEDGNDPFPNDPDVDDTFDLNLIEENMKMYNDDQYVRWPVGNVTYRQMFLEGKWGNEKPKNVAA, from the exons ATGActttgaataaaataataagaagTGTGCCGCTCAAGCAGTttggaaatataaataaaagaaatatatttaatatatataacaaaacaaaaatagttggaaaaaatgaaataattaattacaCACAAAAAAGAACATACTTACATTTTACTCGAACATTACCAGAAGATTATGAATTACCATTAGATACGTTTcctgaaaatataaatgaaatattaactagtgataaaaaaaaccaTGATTTTATTCAAAGTTATTGGTACTGGAAAATAAGAAGTGAAAgcaatttattaaatcatgaaaaacttattaaaaaatcatataaacAGCTAGCTGTTGACCTTGGGATGCAG aTAGCTAACCCTGACAACGAGCATATGTTAGCCTTACTCGAATTTTACGAGTATTTAAAATCATCCCCATTTGTTGGCCCTTTTGGAACTATAGAAAATCCAGTGATAGTACCAAGTGTGCATACAGAGAGAGTAGTTTGTTGTACAGGAGGTACAGGTGAAAATGAACATgttccattattttttagatGTAGAGAAGGGTTTTTATATCGTTGTGGTGAATGTGatcaaatttttatgcatGTTAGAGTTTTATATTCACTAGAAGATGGTAACGACCCATTTCCAAACGACCCAGATGTTGACGACACTtttgatttaaatttaatagaggaaaatatgaaaatgtataatGATGATCAATATGTACGATGGCCAGTAGGTAATGTTACTTACAGGCAAATGTTTCTTGAAGGGAAATGGGGAAATGAAAAACCTAAAAACGTTGCGGCGTAA